In one window of Opitutus sp. GAS368 DNA:
- the ribD gene encoding bifunctional diaminohydroxyphosphoribosylaminopyrimidine deaminase/5-amino-6-(5-phosphoribosylamino)uracil reductase RibD, with protein MNPHEPFMRRALEVAKHGWGDTHPNPLVGALIVENGEVVAEGHHARAGEAHAEINALQALGRRPASGATLYVTLEPCSTHGRTPPCCTAIVEAGLRRVVIGATDPNPAHAGKGFDILRAAGIEVVTGVLADDCADLNLIFNHWITTGRSLFAAKSGVTLDGKVATRTGDSKWITGAQARADGHRWRRLFPAIAVGAGTVRADNPRLTARVDGKEWCPWRFVFDGLLRTVTDKAMPNVYTDEFRERTIVVTTPHGGMGYVRKLGSMGVKTWVLPAQSPKVNFADFRQRCTGEGISAVFFEGGAQLLSELLQARELDYLFTYHAPVLFADDKGKSILRGLRTETLENAIRLAHVRHEVHGDDTLMRGFVQYPEKMFVDEATFSRKLYGE; from the coding sequence ATGAACCCGCACGAACCTTTCATGCGGCGCGCACTCGAGGTGGCGAAGCACGGTTGGGGTGACACGCACCCGAACCCGCTGGTTGGCGCGTTGATTGTTGAGAACGGCGAGGTGGTGGCCGAGGGCCACCACGCCCGGGCCGGCGAGGCGCACGCCGAGATCAACGCCCTGCAGGCCCTCGGCCGCAGGCCGGCGTCGGGCGCCACGCTCTATGTGACCCTCGAGCCCTGTTCCACGCACGGCCGCACGCCGCCGTGTTGCACCGCCATCGTGGAGGCCGGGCTCCGCCGCGTGGTCATCGGTGCGACCGACCCGAATCCGGCGCACGCCGGCAAGGGGTTTGATATCCTGCGCGCCGCCGGCATCGAGGTCGTCACCGGGGTGCTGGCCGACGACTGCGCCGACCTGAACCTGATTTTCAACCATTGGATCACCACGGGTCGGTCGTTGTTCGCCGCGAAGTCCGGCGTGACGCTCGATGGCAAGGTGGCGACGCGCACCGGCGACTCCAAGTGGATCACCGGCGCACAAGCGCGGGCCGACGGTCACCGCTGGCGCCGGCTTTTCCCGGCCATCGCGGTTGGCGCCGGCACGGTGCGGGCGGACAACCCGCGGCTGACAGCGCGTGTGGACGGCAAGGAGTGGTGCCCGTGGCGCTTCGTCTTCGACGGACTGCTGCGCACGGTGACGGACAAGGCGATGCCCAACGTCTACACCGACGAATTCCGCGAGCGCACCATCGTGGTGACGACGCCCCACGGGGGCATGGGCTACGTGCGCAAGCTGGGCAGCATGGGCGTCAAGACCTGGGTGCTGCCGGCGCAGTCGCCGAAGGTGAACTTCGCGGATTTCCGCCAGCGCTGCACCGGGGAGGGGATCTCCGCGGTGTTCTTCGAGGGCGGAGCCCAGCTGCTGAGCGAGCTGCTCCAGGCCCGCGAACTGGACTACCTGTTCACCTACCATGCGCCGGTGCTGTTCGCCGACGACAAGGGCAAGAGCATCCTGCGCGGGTTGCGCACCGAGACCCTGGAGAACGCGATCCGGCTCGCGCACGTGCGCCACGAGGTCCATGGCGACGACACCCTGATGCGCGGCTTCGTGCAATACCCGGAGAAGATGTTCGTCGACGAGGCCACCTTCTCCCGGAAGCTTTACGGCGAGTGA
- the rdgB gene encoding RdgB/HAM1 family non-canonical purine NTP pyrophosphatase, whose protein sequence is MNLIHLATGNAHKAREMQALADASGLPVKIVAAATMPAVVEDTGTFAGNARKKAAALKAALPPGAWVLADDSGLGVEALDGAPGVESAYYAGPAGDSAANLAKLVEVMRPVPDDKRAARFVCVLVLLTPAGGEQRFEGRCDGTLRREPAGGGGFGYDPIFVPDGFNRTFAEFAEAEKNKISHRARAFAALARWLKENSPVQGSGV, encoded by the coding sequence GTGAACCTCATCCACCTGGCTACGGGCAACGCGCACAAGGCGCGCGAGATGCAGGCGCTGGCGGACGCCTCCGGCCTGCCGGTAAAGATTGTGGCGGCCGCGACCATGCCCGCCGTGGTGGAGGACACGGGCACCTTCGCCGGCAATGCCCGCAAGAAGGCCGCCGCCTTGAAGGCCGCGCTGCCGCCCGGCGCCTGGGTGCTGGCCGACGACAGCGGGCTTGGGGTGGAGGCGCTGGATGGTGCGCCGGGCGTGGAGTCGGCCTACTACGCCGGCCCGGCCGGGGACAGTGCGGCCAACCTGGCCAAGCTGGTGGAGGTGATGCGACCGGTGCCGGACGACAAACGCGCGGCCCGTTTCGTGTGTGTCCTCGTGCTGCTCACTCCGGCGGGTGGGGAGCAGCGGTTTGAAGGACGCTGTGACGGCACGCTGCGCCGGGAGCCGGCGGGCGGCGGCGGTTTCGGCTACGACCCGATCTTTGTTCCCGACGGATTCAACCGCACCTTTGCCGAGTTCGCCGAGGCCGAGAAAAACAAAATCAGCCACCGGGCGCGGGCCTTTGCGGCCCTGGCCCGATGGCTGAAGGAGAATTCCCCGGTTCAGGGCAGCGGCGTATAG